The following proteins come from a genomic window of Bacillus sp. Marseille-P3661:
- the fdhD gene encoding formate dehydrogenase accessory sulfurtransferase FdhD — MIKKTCPDEYPISLFLNGRNLATYQLTNQDLEDWAIGYLFSEAVISSPNDLKSIVVDEGRNRIYAETTSEFDFDRFREKQMNFTAGCGRGVTFFSMSDVKQFKKVKTNRTVSISYLLKKRHEFAMNSPLYLETGGMHGACIVDREGTIVVREDIGRHNAVDKIIGYALRNNLKPEDLILLTTGRVSYEMLSKAARFGFGIIGSRTAATRQAIQLANFLSVEVIGYLRGKMVNVYTNSGRVLKDVNERVAGDMN; from the coding sequence ATGATTAAAAAAACATGCCCGGATGAGTATCCAATTAGTTTATTTTTAAATGGTCGTAATCTAGCAACATATCAACTTACAAATCAGGATTTAGAAGATTGGGCCATTGGTTATTTATTTTCCGAGGCGGTCATCAGTTCACCTAATGACCTAAAGAGTATAGTAGTTGACGAAGGACGTAATCGGATTTACGCGGAAACAACCAGTGAGTTTGATTTTGATCGTTTTCGAGAAAAGCAAATGAATTTTACTGCAGGTTGTGGGCGCGGTGTCACATTCTTTTCAATGTCTGATGTTAAACAGTTTAAAAAGGTGAAAACAAATCGTACAGTTTCTATCTCATATTTATTAAAAAAAAGACATGAATTCGCAATGAACTCTCCGCTATATTTAGAAACAGGTGGTATGCATGGGGCATGTATCGTGGACCGTGAAGGAACCATTGTAGTTAGAGAAGACATTGGAAGACATAATGCGGTTGACAAGATAATTGGTTATGCCTTGCGTAACAATCTTAAACCAGAAGATTTAATTCTGCTTACGACTGGTCGAGTTTCCTATGAAATGCTATCTAAAGCAGCAAGATTTGGTTTTGGAATTATCGGTTCTAGAACAGCAGCCACAAGGCAAGCGATTCAGCTCGCTAACTTTTTGAGTGTTGAAGTGATTGGTTACTTAAGAGGAAAGATGGTAAATGTTTATACGAACAGCGGCCGTGTCTTAAAAGATGTAAATGAGCGAGTAGCAGGCGATATGAATTAG
- a CDS encoding HD domain-containing protein has protein sequence MNIIEKAINTAAKAHDGQYRKLTNIPYITHPFAVGMILKEAGCSDAVIAAGILHDVVEDTPLTLEVIEEQFGRNIASIVNGCSEPNKELGWEERKKHTIEFLKTASYDVKLVAAADKLHNLKSTLEEMNASEVDVWGRFKRGRQSQEWYYKNVYNSIIYGLSSSQRENIILKQLENVLEKTFSCNL, from the coding sequence TTGAATATAATCGAAAAAGCTATAAATACGGCTGCTAAAGCACATGATGGACAATATCGAAAACTTACGAATATTCCATACATCACACATCCATTCGCAGTAGGAATGATCCTAAAAGAAGCGGGGTGTAGTGATGCTGTCATCGCAGCGGGAATATTACATGATGTAGTTGAAGATACCCCTTTAACACTAGAGGTGATAGAGGAACAGTTTGGCAGAAACATTGCTAGTATCGTTAACGGTTGTTCAGAGCCAAATAAGGAGCTAGGATGGGAAGAACGAAAGAAACATACGATTGAATTTTTAAAAACTGCCTCGTATGATGTAAAATTAGTTGCTGCTGCAGACAAACTGCATAATCTTAAATCTACATTAGAAGAAATGAATGCAAGTGAAGTGGATGTGTGGGGCCGCTTTAAACGAGGGAGACAAAGTCAGGAATGGTATTATAAAAATGTTTATAATAGTATAATTTATGGATTATCTAGTAGTCAGAGAGAAAATATTATTTTGAAACAATTAGAGAATGTGCTAGAAAAAACATTTTCATGTAATTTATAA
- the ilvA gene encoding threonine ammonia-lyase IlvA, which translates to MEGTEQMKKVQIEDIIIANHVLKDVVFHTPLQKNEILSDRYDCHVYLKREDLQVVRSFKIRGAYNKIQSLTPEELKNGVVCASAGNHAQGVAYSCNALKIEGKIFMPSTTPRQKVNQVKRFGGEYVQVVLTGDTFDDSAAKAMECCELEGRTFVHPFDDNHVIAGQGTVAMEIMNDIEEPVDYVFGAIGGGGLISGVGTYLKSISPNTKVVGVEPAGAPSMKEAIKQNHLVTLDHIDKFVDGAAVKTVGQKTFDICKEMLHDVLVVPEGKICTTILELYNENAIVVEPAGALSVAALDFYKDEIKGKTVVCVVSGGNNDISRMQEMKEKSLIYEGLMHNFIVNFPQRAGALREFLDEVLGPDDDITRFEYTKKNNKDNGPALVGIELKHRGDYQPLIDRMVKKGFKFTEINKDMDLFNLLI; encoded by the coding sequence ATGGAAGGTACAGAACAAATGAAGAAAGTTCAAATTGAAGATATCATCATTGCGAATCATGTATTAAAGGATGTGGTTTTTCATACACCACTGCAAAAAAACGAAATCTTATCAGACCGCTATGATTGTCATGTCTATCTGAAAAGAGAGGATTTACAGGTTGTTCGTTCCTTTAAAATTCGCGGCGCCTATAATAAGATTCAAAGCTTAACCCCAGAAGAACTAAAAAACGGGGTCGTTTGTGCTAGTGCTGGAAACCATGCTCAAGGTGTTGCATACTCTTGTAACGCATTGAAAATTGAAGGAAAGATCTTTATGCCTTCTACAACACCAAGACAAAAAGTCAATCAGGTGAAACGTTTTGGTGGCGAATATGTACAAGTCGTTTTAACAGGTGATACTTTTGACGATTCAGCAGCAAAAGCAATGGAATGTTGTGAACTTGAGGGTCGTACATTTGTTCACCCCTTTGATGATAATCATGTTATTGCAGGTCAAGGTACGGTAGCAATGGAGATCATGAACGATATCGAAGAACCGGTTGATTATGTTTTTGGAGCAATTGGTGGTGGCGGATTAATTTCTGGCGTGGGAACGTACCTAAAGAGTATAAGTCCGAATACGAAGGTTGTCGGGGTCGAACCGGCAGGAGCTCCTTCCATGAAAGAAGCGATTAAACAGAATCATCTCGTTACTTTGGATCATATTGATAAATTCGTAGATGGTGCAGCAGTAAAGACGGTTGGACAAAAAACATTCGACATTTGTAAAGAAATGTTGCATGATGTACTGGTCGTTCCAGAGGGTAAAATTTGTACGACTATTCTCGAACTCTACAATGAAAATGCGATTGTAGTAGAGCCGGCAGGTGCTCTATCTGTTGCAGCATTGGATTTCTACAAGGATGAGATTAAGGGGAAAACGGTAGTTTGTGTTGTTAGTGGTGGTAATAATGATATTAGCCGTATGCAAGAAATGAAAGAAAAGTCTCTTATCTATGAAGGGCTTATGCATAATTTTATCGTAAACTTCCCACAACGTGCAGGTGCTTTGAGGGAATTCCTAGACGAAGTGTTAGGCCCTGATGACGACATTACTCGTTTTGAATACACAAAAAAGAATAATAAAGACAATGGACCGGCGCTTGTAGGAATTGAGTTAAAACATAGAGGAGATTATCAGCCGCTGATTGATCGAATGGTCAAAAAAGGCTTTAAATTTACAGAAATTAATAAGGATATGGATTTATTTAATCTACTAATCTGA
- the fdnG gene encoding formate dehydrogenase-N subunit alpha, with product MAEFTRRQFLKLSGATAATLAVVELGFDTKKAKAQSKEFKLAEATATPTICCFCAVGCGILVHTKNDSVLFTEGDPDHPINEGSLCSKGTNIRQVYESDRRVTKPLYRAPGSDKWEEKSWDWMYEKIAQKVKETRDKTFQTHENGVPVNRTEAIACLGGAALDNEETYLIAKLMRGLGLTYIEHQARIUHSSTVAGLAPSFGRGAMTNHWNDLQHADATLIIGANPAENHPISMRWLLKARERGGKIISVDPRYTRSSQMADIYAQLRSGTDIAFIGGLINYAIEHNLVHRDYVAKYTNAAFILNDEYDFNDGLFSGYNEETRKYDQSTWSFKRDEEGNILKDETLNDPRCVYQLIKKHYSRYDIDSVCAVTGTPKELYEKVAATFCATGAAEKTGTIMYAMGTTQHTVGTQNVRSYAILQMLLGNIGRPGGGVNALRGESNVQGSTDFALLFDNLPGYLGAPYVDKHPTLQAYHDIETPKGGYWKNKPKFVVSLLKAFYGPNATAENEFGYHYLPKMQKGKNYSHISLFEALYNEEIKGMFLFGQNPVVGGPNANKEQNSLANLDWMVAVDLWETETSSFWSKQAGSNPADIKTEVFFLPACGSYEKEGTITNSGRWMQYRWQAIEPKGESKADLEIVYELGKRLKALYKNQNTALAAPINAITWEYGDDHGHPEIDLLHREINGYNTQTGQLVKSFAALADDGTTCSGNWIYSGFYPAEGKNLSKARDNKDTGMGNFLNWSYAWPLNRRIIYNRCSADWTGKPWAKGKEVIWWDESKKEWTGYDVPDFVKTKAPSDPGGTNAFIMTGDEVGGIFAGRNDGPLPEHYEPYESPIPNPFNSQDFNPAIKIWGEKENKKGSSKDFPIVATTYRLTEHWQSGAMTRNQSLLSELVAHMFVEMSEELAKEKGINNKDKIIINSARGEIEAYAMVTKRFKPYTIKGQIVHHVGLPWHFGYNGIVTGGTANRLTSHIGDANTMIPEYKAFLCNVRRA from the coding sequence ATGGCAGAATTTACTCGTAGACAGTTTTTGAAATTGTCTGGTGCTACTGCGGCAACTTTGGCTGTTGTTGAACTTGGCTTTGATACAAAAAAAGCGAAGGCACAGTCAAAGGAATTTAAATTGGCTGAAGCCACTGCCACACCTACTATTTGTTGTTTCTGTGCAGTAGGTTGCGGAATTTTAGTTCATACAAAAAATGATAGTGTTCTTTTCACTGAAGGTGACCCGGATCATCCAATTAATGAAGGCTCACTGTGCAGTAAAGGTACAAATATTCGTCAAGTATACGAATCAGATCGTCGTGTGACAAAACCGCTTTATCGTGCACCAGGCAGTGATAAATGGGAAGAAAAGTCATGGGACTGGATGTATGAAAAAATTGCGCAGAAAGTGAAAGAAACACGTGATAAAACATTCCAAACTCATGAGAATGGGGTTCCTGTTAATCGAACAGAAGCGATAGCATGCCTAGGTGGGGCGGCATTAGATAATGAAGAAACATACTTAATTGCAAAATTGATGAGAGGGCTTGGATTAACGTATATCGAACACCAAGCACGGATATGACACAGCTCTACGGTAGCCGGTCTGGCGCCATCGTTTGGTCGTGGAGCAATGACAAATCACTGGAACGACCTTCAGCATGCAGATGCAACGCTGATTATTGGAGCAAATCCAGCCGAAAACCATCCGATTAGCATGAGATGGTTACTGAAAGCAAGAGAACGCGGTGGAAAAATCATTTCGGTTGACCCGCGTTATACTCGTTCTTCGCAGATGGCCGATATTTATGCGCAGCTGCGTTCTGGAACTGATATTGCCTTTATCGGCGGCTTGATCAATTATGCAATTGAGCATAATTTAGTTCATCGAGATTATGTTGCCAAGTATACAAATGCCGCGTTTATTTTAAATGATGAGTATGATTTTAATGATGGATTATTCTCAGGATACAATGAGGAAACTCGCAAGTATGACCAAAGTACATGGAGTTTTAAGCGTGACGAGGAAGGCAATATTTTGAAAGATGAAACACTAAACGATCCTCGCTGTGTTTACCAATTAATAAAGAAACATTATTCGCGATATGATATTGATTCAGTGTGTGCTGTTACAGGAACTCCTAAGGAATTATATGAGAAAGTAGCAGCGACTTTTTGCGCAACAGGGGCAGCAGAGAAAACGGGAACGATTATGTATGCAATGGGTACAACACAGCATACAGTGGGTACGCAAAACGTTCGCAGTTATGCAATACTACAAATGTTGTTAGGGAATATTGGACGTCCGGGCGGTGGCGTAAACGCCTTGCGCGGAGAATCAAACGTTCAAGGTTCAACAGACTTTGCTTTATTATTTGATAATCTACCAGGCTATCTGGGTGCACCATACGTGGATAAGCATCCAACCTTACAGGCTTATCATGATATTGAAACACCAAAAGGTGGCTACTGGAAAAATAAGCCCAAATTCGTGGTTAGCTTGCTTAAAGCATTTTACGGACCTAATGCTACGGCTGAAAATGAATTTGGATATCATTACCTACCTAAAATGCAAAAAGGAAAAAACTATTCACATATTTCGTTATTTGAAGCTCTTTATAATGAAGAAATTAAAGGCATGTTCTTGTTCGGACAGAACCCTGTTGTAGGTGGTCCGAATGCTAATAAAGAACAAAATTCCCTTGCCAACTTAGATTGGATGGTTGCAGTCGATTTATGGGAAACAGAAACATCTAGTTTCTGGAGTAAACAGGCAGGCTCAAACCCAGCTGATATTAAAACAGAAGTGTTCTTCCTGCCAGCTTGTGGTTCTTATGAAAAAGAAGGAACGATTACGAATAGCGGACGCTGGATGCAATACCGTTGGCAAGCGATTGAACCAAAAGGTGAATCCAAAGCTGATTTAGAAATTGTTTATGAACTAGGTAAGCGGTTAAAAGCGCTTTATAAAAATCAAAATACTGCTCTAGCTGCACCGATCAATGCTATAACATGGGAATACGGTGATGATCATGGCCATCCAGAAATAGATCTTCTTCACCGTGAAATTAATGGTTATAATACGCAAACAGGTCAACTAGTTAAAAGCTTTGCTGCATTAGCCGACGATGGTACGACTTGCAGTGGTAACTGGATATATAGTGGTTTCTATCCTGCGGAAGGTAAAAACCTGTCAAAGGCTCGTGATAACAAAGATACAGGAATGGGTAACTTCTTAAATTGGTCCTATGCTTGGCCGTTAAACCGCCGGATTATTTACAATCGTTGTTCAGCTGATTGGACTGGGAAACCATGGGCTAAAGGTAAGGAAGTAATTTGGTGGGACGAAAGTAAAAAAGAGTGGACAGGTTACGACGTTCCAGACTTTGTAAAGACAAAAGCGCCTTCAGACCCAGGAGGTACAAACGCATTTATAATGACAGGTGATGAAGTCGGTGGTATTTTTGCTGGAAGAAATGACGGGCCATTACCAGAGCATTATGAGCCATATGAAAGTCCAATTCCAAACCCATTTAATAGTCAAGACTTTAACCCCGCTATTAAAATTTGGGGAGAAAAAGAAAACAAAAAAGGAAGTAGCAAAGATTTTCCAATTGTTGCAACTACTTATCGACTAACAGAACATTGGCAATCAGGTGCAATGACACGAAACCAATCTCTGTTATCAGAACTAGTGGCGCACATGTTCGTTGAAATGAGTGAAGAGCTGGCGAAGGAAAAAGGCATTAATAATAAAGATAAGATTATTATTAACTCCGCACGTGGTGAAATAGAGGCTTATGCAATGGTGACGAAACGCTTTAAGCCATACACGATTAAAGGTCAAATTGTTCACCATGTCGGTCTTCCATGGCATTTTGGCTATAAC